A DNA window from Synechococcus sp. UW179A contains the following coding sequences:
- a CDS encoding FAD-binding domain-containing protein, translating into MPPQPSPTSLSWSERPGDLSRDLPDRGALERLLEEEFPEAGGALSPLRGGRDAAEQTLSRIDPRRYTKSRNHLRGAVTGLSPYIRHGVLSLAEVRDAVFQRIRSRNEGSKLINELGWRDFWQRMWRDLGDGIHDSQEALKTGHDPASYARELPEDIRQGTTGLACMDGFQSELITRGWLHNHARMWMAAYVVHWRKVHWKAGADWFLEHLLDGDPSSNHLSWQWVASSFSHKPYFFNKGNLERFSDGQFCRTCSSSEHCPFEGSYEQLEDQLFANQGAIRDVPPRRSRNRRQRSGREQNLNGIGHAAMARPKR; encoded by the coding sequence GTGCCCCCGCAACCCAGCCCAACATCGCTGTCATGGTCTGAACGGCCTGGAGACCTTTCCAGGGATCTCCCGGACCGCGGTGCGCTCGAACGCCTGCTGGAAGAGGAGTTCCCGGAGGCGGGCGGAGCGCTCAGCCCATTGCGCGGAGGTCGAGACGCTGCAGAACAAACGCTGAGTCGTATCGACCCACGGCGCTACACCAAAAGCCGCAATCACCTCAGAGGTGCAGTCACGGGTTTATCGCCTTACATCCGCCACGGTGTGCTCAGCCTCGCCGAGGTGCGGGATGCCGTGTTCCAGCGCATTCGCAGCCGGAATGAGGGAAGCAAACTGATCAATGAGCTGGGATGGCGGGACTTCTGGCAGCGGATGTGGCGGGATCTTGGTGATGGCATCCACGACAGCCAGGAAGCGCTGAAAACCGGGCACGATCCCGCCTCCTACGCCAGAGAGCTCCCTGAGGACATCCGCCAGGGAACAACAGGTCTGGCATGCATGGACGGATTCCAGAGCGAGCTCATCACCCGAGGCTGGCTGCACAATCACGCACGCATGTGGATGGCTGCTTATGTGGTGCATTGGCGCAAGGTGCACTGGAAGGCCGGCGCGGACTGGTTTCTGGAGCATCTGTTGGACGGAGACCCCTCCAGCAACCATCTGAGTTGGCAGTGGGTGGCCAGCAGCTTCAGCCACAAGCCCTATTTCTTCAACAAAGGCAATCTGGAGCGGTTCAGCGATGGACAGTTCTGCAGGACCTGCTCCAGCAGCGAGCACTGCCCCTTCGAGGGCAGTTACGAGCAACTGGAAGATCAGCTGTTCGCCAACCAGGGCGCCATTCGAGACGTCCCCCCCAGACGCAGCCGCAATCGCAGGCAGCGCTCAGGCCGAGAACAGAACCTGAACGGAATCGGTCATGCGGCCATGGCCCGACCAAAGCGATAA
- a CDS encoding carotenoid oxygenase family protein yields MTVAPAAERFNRSEWASAFRNVEQELTDVALQPVRGKVPSELLGTLYRNGPGLLERDGQRVHHPFDGDGMITAIQFNAEGVSLTNRFVRTAGWQAEEAAGKVLYRGVFGSQKPGGPLANAFDLRLKNIANTGVVQLGDQLLALWEAAEPHALDPRTLDTHGISLLGGVLKKGEAFSAHPRFDPGHHDRPRMVTFGVNTGPRSTIRLMEFATEDDSAAGIKAGDLLSDRRDSFNGFAFLHDFAITPNWAVFLQNAIDFNPLPFVFGRKGAAQCLQSKQDGQAKFWLIPRDSGAFAGQSPRIVDAPEGFVFHHLNAWEQEGDVVVESIYYSDFPSIGPDVDFAAVDFDLIPEGLLEQCRINLQSATVQTTRLSERCCEFAMVNPEKEGLHCRFAWMAAAAREQGNDPLQVVKKLDLVSGERQIWSAVPHGFVSEPLMVPRHGASAEDDGWVLELVWNGDREGSDLVILDAADLRELAVFELPLAIPHGLHGSWVDAS; encoded by the coding sequence GTGACCGTCGCTCCCGCCGCTGAACGTTTCAACCGGTCGGAATGGGCCAGCGCCTTCCGCAATGTGGAGCAGGAGCTCACTGACGTTGCGCTACAGCCGGTGAGGGGCAAGGTGCCATCAGAGCTGCTGGGAACCCTCTATCGCAATGGCCCTGGGCTACTGGAGCGTGACGGCCAGCGCGTCCACCATCCCTTTGATGGTGACGGCATGATCACCGCGATTCAGTTCAATGCTGAGGGGGTTTCTCTCACCAATCGTTTTGTGCGCACTGCTGGCTGGCAGGCCGAGGAAGCGGCGGGCAAGGTGCTGTATCGAGGTGTTTTCGGAAGCCAGAAGCCTGGAGGCCCGCTGGCCAATGCCTTTGATCTGAGGTTGAAAAATATTGCCAACACTGGCGTTGTTCAGCTTGGTGACCAGCTGCTCGCGCTCTGGGAAGCGGCCGAACCCCATGCGCTCGATCCTCGAACCCTCGACACCCACGGCATCAGCCTGCTGGGAGGTGTTCTGAAGAAAGGTGAGGCCTTCAGTGCCCATCCTCGCTTCGATCCCGGACATCACGATCGCCCGCGCATGGTTACCTTCGGGGTCAATACCGGGCCACGCAGCACCATCCGTTTGATGGAATTCGCCACCGAAGATGACTCCGCCGCCGGGATCAAGGCAGGAGATCTTCTCAGCGACCGACGTGACAGCTTCAACGGCTTCGCCTTCCTGCACGATTTCGCCATCACACCCAACTGGGCGGTGTTTCTCCAAAACGCGATCGACTTCAACCCTCTTCCGTTCGTGTTTGGCAGAAAGGGTGCGGCCCAGTGCCTGCAATCCAAGCAGGATGGTCAGGCCAAGTTCTGGCTGATTCCACGCGACAGCGGTGCCTTTGCAGGCCAATCCCCGCGAATTGTGGATGCGCCCGAGGGCTTTGTGTTTCATCACCTCAACGCCTGGGAACAGGAGGGTGATGTGGTGGTGGAGAGCATCTACTACAGCGATTTCCCCTCGATCGGCCCTGATGTCGACTTTGCGGCGGTTGACTTCGATCTAATTCCCGAGGGGTTGCTCGAGCAGTGCCGCATCAACTTGCAGAGCGCCACGGTTCAGACCACGCGTCTGAGTGAACGCTGCTGTGAGTTCGCGATGGTGAACCCTGAGAAGGAAGGTCTTCACTGCCGCTTCGCCTGGATGGCAGCCGCAGCGCGCGAGCAGGGTAATGATCCGCTTCAGGTGGTCAAAAAGCTTGATCTGGTTAGCGGTGAGCGCCAGATTTGGAGTGCCGTGCCCCACGGCTTTGTGAGTGAGCCATTGATGGTTCCCAGGCATGGGGCAAGCGCTGAAGATGATGGCTGGGTGCTGGAACTGGTGTGGAACGGTGATCGTGAGGGTTCTGATCTTGTGATCCTCGACGCGGCTGATCTGCGTGAGCTGGCGGTGTTCGAGCTGCCGTTGGCGATACCCCATGGCCTGCATGGCAGTTGGGTTGATGCCAGTTGA
- a CDS encoding NAD(P)/FAD-dependent oxidoreductase produces MEFPDLDTDVKKSSAPVKGRVQVLIVGLGPAGTACGMGLAKSGLEVLAIDRAHFPRDKICGDALTGDALRFLRENKIPSTIIQRSVSETRKPSYAELTPTLAEASGYSLQGTGLRTREASFHSIRRIDLDNWLVECCARAGLPMEFGWQVQTLHRHSASDPWCVAGTIRSRKGQVQGKFEITAEVVVGCDGVSSVVQNLTREQHAARPIALASRRYSKRDEVDTPDVSLMDYQWPRNPSYAWRFSVNGGTNAGIYWCHHRDIPPLSGRDLLALTRQHAPRGDAIRTWGIPVLNDDPLPQSPSGILLTGDAASLVDPMIGHGIDRAIHSGELAGQILSKGFQTGCTVETITHTYESNLESRRVEWQRSFKEMDNMLAGIDRTAEQFVRSLLRSVMLPSTTQP; encoded by the coding sequence ATGGAATTCCCCGACCTTGACACCGACGTAAAGAAGAGCAGTGCGCCAGTCAAAGGAAGGGTTCAGGTTCTGATCGTGGGTCTCGGCCCCGCAGGCACAGCCTGCGGAATGGGGCTAGCGAAAAGTGGTCTTGAAGTGCTGGCGATTGATCGTGCCCACTTCCCGAGAGACAAGATCTGCGGTGATGCCCTGACAGGCGATGCGCTCCGTTTCCTGAGAGAGAACAAGATCCCCTCCACGATCATCCAGAGATCTGTCAGTGAGACACGCAAACCCAGCTATGCGGAGCTGACGCCCACCCTCGCGGAAGCCAGTGGCTACTCCCTTCAGGGCACTGGCCTGCGCACGAGGGAAGCGTCCTTTCACAGCATTCGCCGTATCGACCTCGACAACTGGCTGGTTGAGTGCTGCGCGAGAGCTGGATTGCCCATGGAATTCGGTTGGCAGGTGCAAACGCTCCACCGTCACTCAGCCTCTGATCCCTGGTGCGTCGCAGGCACAATTCGCAGCCGCAAGGGTCAGGTGCAAGGGAAATTCGAAATCACCGCCGAGGTGGTGGTGGGGTGTGATGGGGTTTCCTCAGTTGTGCAGAACCTGACGCGTGAACAACACGCTGCGCGACCGATTGCATTGGCGAGCCGAAGATATTCCAAGCGCGACGAAGTTGACACTCCGGACGTTTCACTGATGGATTATCAGTGGCCTCGCAACCCCTCCTACGCCTGGCGGTTTTCAGTGAATGGCGGAACCAACGCTGGCATCTACTGGTGTCATCACCGCGACATTCCACCACTCAGCGGTCGCGATCTCCTGGCGCTCACCCGTCAGCATGCTCCAAGAGGTGACGCCATCAGAACCTGGGGAATTCCGGTTTTAAACGACGACCCCCTGCCCCAATCCCCCTCGGGGATTTTGCTCACGGGTGATGCGGCCTCACTGGTCGACCCCATGATCGGGCATGGGATCGACCGCGCCATTCACAGCGGAGAGCTGGCCGGCCAGATCCTGAGCAAAGGATTTCAAACCGGCTGCACTGTTGAAACGATCACACACACCTATGAGAGCAACCTTGAAAGTCGGCGGGTTGAGTGGCAAAGAAGCTTCAAGGAAATGGACAACATGCTCGCGGGAATCGATCGCACCGCCGAACAGTTCGTCAGAAGTCTGCTCAGATCAGTGATGTTGCCTTCAACAACCCAGCCCTGA
- the fabI gene encoding enoyl-ACP reductase FabI yields the protein MLLDLTGKKILVTGIANNRSIAWGIAQQLKAAGAELGITYLPDEKGRFETKVRELTAPLEPSLFLPLNVQDAVQMEMVFAEIKQKWGVLDGLVHCLAFAGKEELIGDYSATTSEGFARALEISAYSLAPLCRHAKPLFSEKAGVVTLTYLGAERAIPNYNVMGVAKAALEASVRYLSAELGPDKQVRVNAISAGPIRTLASSAIGGILDMIHNVEEKAPLRRTVTQTEVGNTAAFLLSELSSGISGQTIYVDAGYCINGM from the coding sequence ATGCTTCTCGATCTCACGGGCAAGAAGATCCTCGTTACCGGTATCGCCAACAATCGATCGATTGCCTGGGGCATCGCCCAGCAGCTCAAAGCGGCGGGTGCTGAATTGGGCATCACCTATCTCCCTGACGAGAAAGGTCGCTTTGAGACCAAGGTTCGTGAGCTCACCGCTCCCCTTGAACCTTCGTTGTTCCTACCTCTGAATGTTCAGGATGCCGTTCAAATGGAAATGGTCTTCGCAGAGATCAAGCAGAAGTGGGGCGTGCTGGATGGATTGGTGCATTGCCTTGCTTTCGCGGGCAAGGAGGAACTGATCGGTGATTACAGCGCCACAACCTCTGAGGGTTTTGCCCGAGCTCTCGAGATCAGTGCTTATTCCCTGGCTCCCCTGTGTCGTCATGCCAAGCCGCTGTTCAGCGAGAAAGCTGGGGTGGTCACGCTCACTTACCTGGGCGCTGAACGCGCGATTCCCAATTACAACGTGATGGGTGTGGCCAAGGCCGCTCTGGAAGCATCCGTTCGCTATCTCTCCGCCGAGCTCGGTCCCGACAAGCAGGTTCGGGTGAACGCCATCAGTGCAGGACCGATCCGCACGCTGGCCAGCTCTGCCATTGGTGGCATCCTCGACATGATTCACAACGTGGAGGAAAAGGCACCGCTGCGCCGCACCGTCACCCAGACGGAAGTGGGCAACACTGCTGCGTTCCTGCTCAGTGAGCTATCAAGCGGTATTTCCGGCCAAACCATCTACGTGGATGCCGGCTACTGCATCAATGGCATGTGA
- a CDS encoding thioredoxin family protein, whose amino-acid sequence MALTPSTMLPLGEALPDFKLPVVSGSLRDSAAAATLSNTDLPAQPLLVMLICAHCPFVKHVEPELSRLAEHYGPAVTLLAVSSNSLTTHPQDGPEGLRHQAEQRQWSFPYLLDEQQNLAKALKGACTPEFYLFSPNGADLQTLRYRGQLDGSRPGNEVPLDGRDLRRALDAVLHGQPVNEDQHPSVGCNIKWHPGQEPPWFGAPA is encoded by the coding sequence ATGGCTCTCACTCCCTCAACCATGCTGCCCCTTGGCGAAGCGTTACCCGACTTCAAGTTGCCCGTGGTGAGCGGAAGCTTGAGGGATTCCGCTGCCGCAGCAACTCTCAGCAACACCGATCTACCTGCACAACCACTCCTGGTGATGCTGATCTGTGCACACTGCCCCTTTGTGAAGCATGTGGAACCCGAGCTGAGCAGGCTCGCTGAGCACTACGGCCCAGCCGTCACCCTGCTGGCCGTCTCCAGCAACAGCCTCACCACCCATCCACAGGATGGTCCCGAGGGCCTGCGCCATCAGGCAGAGCAGCGGCAGTGGAGTTTCCCCTATCTCCTGGATGAGCAGCAGAACCTGGCCAAAGCCCTCAAGGGTGCATGCACGCCGGAGTTCTACTTGTTCAGCCCCAATGGTGCAGACCTTCAAACCTTGCGCTATCGCGGCCAGCTGGACGGCAGCCGCCCAGGCAATGAGGTGCCACTGGATGGTCGCGATCTGCGCAGAGCACTCGATGCGGTCCTCCATGGCCAACCTGTCAACGAGGACCAGCACCCATCCGTCGGCTGCAATATCAAGTGGCATCCCGGACAAGAGCCACCGTGGTTCGGGGCACCGGCTTAA
- a CDS encoding FAD-binding domain-containing protein, with translation MSTPRTLFWHRRDLRLADNSGLEAAVAMGPAVTGVYVLDPALITPPPQLPPMAPARLWFLVESLVELQQRWLQAGSRLLVLAGDPVVLLPQLAAFLDAPTVVWSRDVEPYARERDRQVAKALQTDGRKLLVDWDQLLVAPESLKTGGGDPYRVYGPFLRNWRGQVERLAPSTTDAPLGLQDLNQSQLQQISSAEGDLGRLCSQGQSELERLRSSHGFAGTDVCPCRPGEAAAADQLMTFADGPLLGYEPDRNFPGQQGTSSLSAALSVGTISPRQAWCAAQSAKQIVRSDEQQHAITVWEQELGWREFYQQALFHFPELADGPYREQWTRFPWQNNEEWFACWRQGQTGMPIIDAAMRQLNQSGWMHNRCRMIVASFLVKDLICDWRWGERAFMELEVDGDLAANNGGWQWSASSGMDPKPLRIFNPATQASKFDAEGDYIRYWLPELRHVNTKDLLSGEIGALERRGYPELLIDHKKQQAYFKGLYATIRS, from the coding sequence ATGAGCACCCCCCGCACGCTGTTCTGGCACCGCCGCGATCTGCGCTTGGCGGACAATTCAGGTCTTGAGGCGGCCGTGGCAATGGGCCCGGCTGTCACGGGCGTTTATGTGCTCGATCCGGCTCTGATCACGCCGCCACCCCAGCTGCCGCCGATGGCACCCGCTCGGTTGTGGTTTCTGGTGGAGAGCCTGGTCGAACTGCAACAGCGCTGGCTGCAGGCTGGTAGCCGCCTGCTGGTACTGGCCGGTGATCCGGTTGTGCTGCTGCCGCAGTTGGCGGCCTTTCTGGACGCACCCACCGTGGTTTGGAGTCGCGATGTGGAGCCCTATGCCCGTGAGCGCGACCGTCAGGTGGCCAAGGCCCTGCAAACCGATGGGCGCAAGCTGCTGGTCGACTGGGACCAGCTGCTGGTGGCGCCGGAGTCACTCAAAACCGGCGGAGGTGACCCTTACCGCGTGTATGGACCTTTTCTGCGCAATTGGCGTGGTCAGGTTGAGCGACTTGCCCCAAGCACCACAGACGCTCCCCTAGGCCTGCAGGATCTGAACCAATCCCAGCTCCAGCAGATCAGCTCTGCGGAGGGAGATCTCGGCCGGCTTTGTTCCCAGGGACAGTCTGAGCTTGAGCGATTGCGCAGCAGTCATGGATTTGCTGGTACGGACGTGTGTCCTTGCAGGCCGGGAGAAGCTGCGGCGGCGGATCAGTTGATGACCTTCGCTGATGGGCCCCTGCTTGGCTATGAGCCGGATCGCAATTTCCCTGGTCAGCAGGGCACTTCTTCGTTGAGTGCGGCTCTGAGTGTCGGCACGATCAGTCCCAGGCAGGCCTGGTGTGCGGCCCAGAGCGCCAAGCAGATCGTGCGCAGTGATGAACAGCAGCATGCGATCACGGTGTGGGAGCAGGAGCTGGGCTGGCGTGAGTTTTACCAGCAGGCGTTGTTCCATTTCCCTGAACTGGCTGATGGCCCTTACCGCGAGCAATGGACACGCTTCCCTTGGCAGAACAACGAAGAGTGGTTTGCCTGTTGGAGACAGGGCCAAACCGGGATGCCGATCATCGATGCAGCGATGCGCCAGCTCAATCAGAGCGGTTGGATGCACAATCGCTGTCGCATGATCGTCGCTTCTTTTCTGGTCAAAGACCTGATTTGCGACTGGCGTTGGGGCGAGCGGGCCTTTATGGAGCTGGAGGTTGATGGTGATCTTGCGGCCAACAATGGCGGCTGGCAGTGGAGTGCCAGCAGCGGCATGGATCCCAAGCCCTTGCGAATCTTCAATCCTGCGACGCAGGCATCAAAGTTCGATGCCGAGGGTGATTACATCCGTTACTGGTTGCCTGAGCTGCGCCATGTGAACACCAAGGATCTGCTCAGCGGTGAGATTGGTGCACTTGAGCGTCGCGGATATCCCGAGCTTTTGATCGATCACAAGAAGCAGCAGGCCTACTTCAAGGGGCTTTACGCCACGATCCGATCCTGA
- a CDS encoding MFS transporter, with translation MVGRRSDRLLWVTSLLFVVWLVWVETSFQYFESSLGSELRLHSAGVALVAGSFLLPYGLVQVPVGRLIDRGKVELWLLLAALAAACCSLVFASSDSLQGLLLSRIGIGMACAVAFPASALLARRSLPADRFALAMGFTDGLLGIGAALAAVVPLLLGPSGWRDLVLLQGLSLALIVALPMLLLGASRRSPAMAPAAEQNIPVQRWTRTGLNRLIQCCLLYAWGLGFVFGMAQYGLLSSLRGWSSPLMESLTLIMSIGLVVGMVGSGALGGRPQQRGRLLLAGTVITLLSLLLLIMPSLPRGVLMLPAFSFGVSIGTSVLAFPIAEAAAPSGQTALTVSIVNTSGTVMGGLMTIVSGLILQASPQGDLSLVLLIYGALALFGVAMASWISFSPEPAGADAIPSRPGAVQSRD, from the coding sequence ATGGTGGGGAGACGCAGCGATCGGCTGCTCTGGGTCACGAGCCTTCTGTTCGTGGTCTGGCTGGTCTGGGTGGAAACCAGCTTTCAGTATTTCGAGAGTTCCCTGGGATCGGAGCTGCGTTTGCACTCCGCGGGGGTGGCCCTGGTGGCCGGCAGTTTTTTGTTGCCATACGGCTTGGTACAAGTGCCCGTTGGTCGCCTGATTGACCGGGGCAAGGTCGAGCTCTGGCTGCTGCTGGCTGCGTTGGCTGCAGCGTGTTGCAGCCTGGTGTTTGCCAGCAGCGACAGCCTGCAGGGGCTGCTGTTGTCTCGCATCGGCATCGGCATGGCCTGTGCTGTGGCTTTCCCTGCATCCGCGTTGTTGGCGCGACGCAGCCTGCCAGCGGATCGCTTCGCCCTGGCCATGGGCTTCACCGATGGTTTGCTGGGAATCGGTGCTGCTTTGGCGGCCGTGGTGCCCCTGTTGCTGGGCCCTTCCGGTTGGCGGGATCTAGTGCTGCTTCAGGGCCTTTCACTGGCTTTGATAGTGGCGTTGCCGATGCTTCTGCTCGGGGCCAGCCGTCGCTCGCCGGCCATGGCGCCAGCTGCCGAGCAAAACATTCCTGTGCAGCGCTGGACCAGGACTGGATTGAACCGCCTGATTCAGTGCTGTCTGCTTTATGCGTGGGGGCTTGGCTTTGTGTTCGGGATGGCTCAGTACGGCCTGCTTTCCAGCCTGAGGGGCTGGTCTAGTCCACTGATGGAGAGTCTCACCCTGATCATGTCGATCGGTCTGGTGGTGGGGATGGTTGGCAGCGGGGCTCTTGGCGGACGCCCTCAGCAGCGTGGACGCCTGCTGCTGGCCGGCACTGTGATCACCTTGCTATCGCTCTTGCTGCTGATCATGCCCTCGCTGCCGCGTGGGGTCTTGATGCTGCCCGCCTTCAGCTTCGGTGTCAGCATCGGTACATCCGTTTTGGCGTTCCCGATCGCGGAAGCTGCTGCGCCTTCAGGTCAAACGGCCCTGACGGTTTCGATCGTCAACACCTCCGGAACGGTGATGGGCGGATTGATGACGATCGTTTCAGGGCTGATTCTTCAGGCGTCTCCACAGGGAGACCTGTCGTTGGTGCTTCTGATCTATGGCGCACTGGCCCTGTTTGGTGTGGCAATGGCCAGCTGGATCAGTTTCAGCCCTGAGCCGGCTGGCGCTGACGCCATTCCTTCCAGGCCAGGCGCGGTGCAGTCCAGAGACTGA
- the hisB gene encoding imidazoleglycerol-phosphate dehydratase HisB — MTRQGEIHRVTGETDVKVCLDLDGSGKCQASTGVPFLDHMLHQISSHGLIDLEINAVGDTHIDDHHSNEDVGIAVGQALAQALGDRRGIVRFGHFVAPLDEALVQVVLDCSGRPHLSYSLSIPNQKIGRYDTELVKEFFVAVVNNSGLTLHIRQLDGTNSHHIVEACFKAFARALRMATEIDPRRAGAVPSSKGVLEQAGAT, encoded by the coding sequence ATGACGCGACAAGGCGAGATCCATCGAGTGACCGGTGAAACCGATGTCAAGGTGTGCCTGGATCTTGACGGCAGTGGCAAGTGTCAGGCCAGCACCGGCGTGCCCTTCCTGGATCACATGCTCCATCAGATCAGCAGCCATGGCTTGATTGATCTTGAGATCAATGCGGTGGGTGATACCCACATTGATGACCACCACTCCAATGAAGACGTGGGCATTGCCGTCGGACAGGCTCTGGCGCAGGCCCTGGGTGATCGGCGCGGCATCGTGCGTTTCGGTCACTTCGTCGCTCCGTTGGATGAAGCGCTGGTGCAGGTCGTGCTGGATTGTTCCGGGCGCCCACATCTCTCCTACAGCCTCAGCATTCCAAATCAGAAGATCGGTCGCTACGACACAGAGCTGGTCAAGGAATTTTTCGTGGCGGTGGTCAACAACAGCGGGCTCACCCTCCATATCCGTCAGCTGGATGGAACCAATTCCCATCACATCGTTGAAGCCTGTTTCAAGGCCTTTGCCCGGGCCTTGCGTATGGCAACGGAGATTGACCCGCGGCGTGCAGGTGCGGTTCCCAGCAGTAAAGGTGTGCTTGAGCAAGCAGGGGCGACCTGA
- a CDS encoding SIMPL domain-containing protein, with protein sequence MPSELNPPLISLAAAVLLAPAVSLLPHAAKAEIQGPVCRGTLLQLNLRESGESRTDRFRFNLRLEAEASTSAAALEQLSARQSRLRDQLEPLVVGRLVIPAPNTFAMAGSQPSKGYRASTTITGTVGRSNYEPLIQRAGRLPGVRLQGMTSLPSAEGQDRIQDQLLERALERGRRQAERTAAALRLRRVALLRIDQRSHASVRPAAMAVSAAPRFRPEEAPLPTASLTLALDYCLS encoded by the coding sequence ATGCCTTCTGAGCTGAATCCCCCCTTGATCTCCTTGGCAGCAGCAGTGCTGCTCGCTCCAGCCGTCTCGCTGCTGCCGCATGCGGCCAAAGCCGAGATTCAGGGTCCTGTTTGCCGTGGCACTCTTTTGCAGCTGAATCTGCGCGAGAGCGGTGAAAGCCGCACGGATCGTTTCCGTTTCAACCTGCGGCTCGAGGCGGAAGCTTCAACGAGTGCGGCTGCGCTGGAACAACTCAGTGCCCGTCAATCCAGGCTGCGCGATCAGTTGGAGCCCTTGGTCGTCGGACGGCTTGTGATTCCGGCACCCAATACCTTTGCCATGGCCGGTTCTCAGCCATCAAAGGGCTACCGGGCCTCAACAACCATCACCGGAACGGTTGGCCGCAGCAACTACGAACCCCTGATCCAGCGCGCAGGCCGTTTGCCGGGTGTCCGTCTCCAGGGCATGACCTCCCTGCCATCTGCCGAGGGGCAGGATCGGATCCAAGACCAACTGCTTGAGAGGGCTCTTGAGCGCGGTCGTAGGCAGGCTGAGCGGACGGCAGCTGCTCTCAGACTTCGTCGAGTTGCGTTGCTGCGCATTGATCAACGCAGTCATGCCTCGGTTCGTCCTGCCGCGATGGCGGTCAGTGCGGCGCCACGGTTTAGGCCTGAGGAAGCGCCTCTGCCCACAGCCAGCCTCACTCTTGCGCTTGATTACTGCCTCAGCTGA
- a CDS encoding DegT/DnrJ/EryC1/StrS aminotransferase family protein, which translates to MQVPPFSLSQQLADLGPELDEAALRVLRSGQYIGGTEIKSFETGFAAVVGTAHAVGCNSGTDALILALRALGIGAGDEVITASFSFFATAEAVSAVGATPVFVDVDPLTYLIDLDQITAAITPATKALIPVHLFGRPVDMTRLMAIAKDHNLCVVEDCAQATGASWNGRPVGSWGDMGCFSFFPTKNLGAAGDAGAVTCHDAALAQRMRELAVHGMPRRYLHTELGYNSRLDAMQAAVLNVKLPRLTQWVERRREIAQRYREALKDVPGLLLPDPSTGNGHGWNQFVVRVTVCPTDISSSGSHRPSEFGLPSSHCRDWLKQSLQDRGVSTIIYYPIPIHCQPAYADQHQNTRLPVTEQLCSEVLSLPIFPELSSEQQEQVISVLRSLLIQTAPLDSQTCSVAA; encoded by the coding sequence ATGCAGGTGCCTCCCTTCAGTCTCAGTCAGCAGCTCGCCGACCTGGGGCCGGAACTCGATGAAGCCGCGCTGCGTGTGTTGCGCAGCGGTCAGTACATCGGCGGCACTGAAATCAAAAGCTTTGAAACCGGCTTCGCGGCTGTGGTCGGCACGGCCCACGCCGTTGGTTGCAACAGCGGCACCGATGCCCTGATCCTGGCCTTGAGAGCCCTCGGCATCGGTGCCGGTGATGAGGTGATCACAGCCTCCTTCAGCTTCTTTGCCACAGCTGAAGCCGTCAGCGCAGTGGGTGCGACGCCCGTTTTCGTGGATGTGGATCCACTCACCTACCTGATCGATCTCGATCAGATCACTGCTGCGATCACTCCCGCGACCAAAGCCCTGATTCCTGTACATCTGTTCGGTCGGCCCGTGGACATGACCCGGTTGATGGCGATCGCCAAAGATCACAATCTTTGCGTTGTTGAAGACTGTGCTCAAGCCACTGGTGCGAGCTGGAATGGACGACCAGTCGGCAGCTGGGGGGATATGGGCTGCTTCAGCTTCTTTCCCACCAAAAACCTTGGAGCGGCTGGTGATGCCGGCGCCGTGACCTGCCACGACGCAGCTCTTGCTCAACGCATGCGCGAACTGGCCGTGCACGGCATGCCCCGCCGTTACCTGCACACCGAGCTCGGATACAACAGCCGGCTTGATGCGATGCAAGCCGCTGTGCTCAACGTGAAACTGCCCCGGCTGACCCAATGGGTGGAACGCCGCCGGGAGATCGCCCAGCGCTACCGCGAAGCTCTAAAAGATGTACCAGGCTTGCTACTCCCCGATCCATCCACAGGAAATGGCCACGGCTGGAATCAGTTTGTGGTGCGTGTCACAGTCTGCCCAACTGACATCTCCTCCAGTGGCAGTCATCGCCCCAGTGAGTTCGGACTACCCAGCAGTCATTGTCGCGACTGGCTGAAACAGAGCCTGCAGGATCGAGGCGTCAGCACGATCATCTACTACCCCATTCCCATTCATTGCCAACCGGCTTACGCCGATCAGCATCAAAACACCCGTCTACCAGTAACCGAGCAGCTCTGTAGTGAAGTGCTGAGTTTGCCGATCTTCCCGGAGCTCTCCAGCGAGCAGCAGGAGCAGGTGATTTCCGTGCTGCGTTCGTTGCTCATCCAGACCGCCCCGCTGGATTCACAAACCTGCAGCGTGGCGGCCTGA